CAAGTATTAGTTGAATATCGAAATCAAATTGATACTTTAAAGCCAAAAGCGGAGAAGAAAGCTATCGAGAGAATTAATACAAAACTTCGTTTGAGAGTCTCTTGGGAACTAGATCATGTTGACGATGAAAATCTTGGTTATTATAGAATTAAGGAAGGAGACCAATACAGAAGCGTAAAACATTTATCAACGGGTGAAAAAAATGTTATAGCATTTTTATACTTTATTGAGCGATTAGAAGAAGTCAAAAAGAATCGACGGAATAAAAAAATATTAGTGTTTGATGACCCAATGAGCTCAAATGATGATACAATGCAATATTTGATTATTTGGGAATTACAAAGACTTTATCAAAATAAAGATAGAAATAAATTTGATGTAAATAAAGATATCATGGTAATTTTGACTCATAATGTTCATTTTTATTTAAATGTTCAACCTCATGGTAATTTCAAAGATGATAAAGGTAGAACAAAATATGACAAAAACAATTTTTATCGTATTGATCATCATGAATTTATTAAAATTACGACTGAAAAAGAAGATTTAAAAACAAGTTATGAAGCTCTATGGATAGAATTGAAAGATTTGTATGAATGTGGTCATAAACTATCAATGTTAAATACAATGAGAAGGATAATAGAAACTTTTGTGAAGTTTAATTCACTGAAGCAGGATAGATTTTATCAAGGCAATGAACAGTATTTAAAGTTGTTTAATGTCAACTCTCATGCTATAGATGATTTATCGGCAACGCAGTATACAGAAACAACCGATGAAATGAGAAATCTATTCTTTCAAATTTTTAAAGATAATGATTATGAGGATCATTTTAAAAATTATTGGGAGTTTTAGACCGATTGTTAATAATTGTAAAGGAGTAGATATGGAGGTCAAAAATAAGAGAGATGTCCCCAAAATTAGATTTAATATTTATAGAAAAAGGTGGAAGAAGAAGAAATTTAAAGATTTTACTAAATTATCTCAAGGGTTACAAATAGCAATATCGGACAGATTTACAGAAGATGCAGAAACAAGGCATTTTTATATAACAAATGAATTTTTAAATCCAAATTCTAGAAAAAAATATTATATTGAATCTCCATCTGAAAATGTTATTTGTACTGTAGATGATATTTTAATGACTAGGACTGGGAATACAGGAAAAGTGATTACAAATGTCTCGGGTGCTTTTCATAATAATTTTTTTAAGGTTACTTATGAAAAAAATGATACCGCCAAATTGTTTTTATATTATCTTTTGCTATCATATGATGTTCAAAAAGAAATACTAATAAGAGCAGGAAATTCGACTATACCTGACTTAAACCATGGTGATTTTTATTCTATAAAAACTTTCATTCCTACAATTGAAGAACAATCCGCCATAGGCTCCCTTTTCCGCACCCTCGACGACCTTCTATCTAGCTATAAGGACAATCTCGCCAACTACCAATCTATTAAGACGACCATGCTCTCCAAGATGTTTCCCAAAGCCGGACAGACCGTTCCTGAAATTCGTTTGGATGGATTTGATGGTGAGTGGGAAAATAAAATACTCTCTGAAGTTACAAATATTACAATGGGACAATCTCCCAAGTCAGAAAACTATACAGATAATCCGAATGATTATATTCTTGTTCAAGGAAATGCAGATATTAAAGATAAGCAGGTCGTTCCTAGATTATGGACGACGGAAGTTACTAAAATGGCAGAAATTGGCGATATAATTCTAACTGTGAGAGCTCCTGTTGGTGATATTGGTAAAACGGATTACAATGTAGTTATTGGGCGTGGAGTTGCAGTAATAAAAGGTAATGACTTTATTTTTTATACTTTAGAAAAAATGAAAATGACTGGTTTCTGGAATAAATTTAGTACAGGTTCAACGTTTGAATCAATTAGTTCGAATGATATAAAAGAAGCAATTATTCAAATTCCAACTCTCGAAGAACAACAAGCCATTGGCGCCTATTTCTCAAACCTCGATAACCTCATTAATTCTTACCAAGAAAAAATTTCGCAGCTTGAGACACTCAAAAAGAAACTCTTGCAAGATATGTTTATTTAGAAGGAATAAAGATGACAAGTTTATTTGAAAATTTTCAAGTTACTTTGGTGATGTACTCGGCTCTTTTTTCATTAGTTGGTTCATTTATTGGCTTCTTACTTCAAACTGCTGTTCAGTACTACATATCTAGTAGGGGAAGTGTCAATGTTTATGTTAAATCTGTATTTAATAAGGTAACACAGAAGTCTTGGGGATTTCATCATTCAGGAATTGGATTGACATTTGATGTTCCACTATGGGTTGAAATTCATAATACAAAATCAAAGAGACAAATTATTAGAAATATGAATTTGGTTCTTTATAGTAAGGGAACACCTGTTACAAAAATGATTCAGTATAGTGGATTTGAACAAAATGGAAAAAGTTATCAATATGGAGAAAATGGTGCTTATTCGTTTTTGTTAGATTCTTATGAGCTAAAAAGATATGATTTAGATTTTGGAATATCTTACAATGAGGTTGGTTGTGAATTTGATGAAGTTTGGATTTCTTATTATGATTTTAAAGACAGGTATCATCAAAGTAAGCTATTTGACGTTAAGGAACCATGGACTATCACGAAGAATGAAATTGATGATGATTGGAGAAAGATTGGTTAAATTACTATTACGACCTAGGAGACTAACATGGTATCAGTAACACAACGTATTAAACAGATTAAGCAGCCTCGTGGTGGTTATCTGCCTGTTAAGGCGTTTACAGTGACGACGCTTGATGATGGTCAAGTTCTTAATCCTGAGGAGTCTATTGCGGCTAGTTTGGTTGGGATTGCTGTGGACTATCTTAGTCGTTTCATGGATGGGACAACCGTTGAGGAGGCTTTTGAGATTTCCTTGCTTGGTGCTAGAGTCATGAGGATGGAATCTAAGGCTTTTGGTCTTCTGGATGATATTAAGAGGCTGGATGATTTGTCGATTACTAAGGCTTGTCAGTTGGCAGGTTTTGATAGTGCCTTTCGTGCGGGTCCTCTGGCTTATCGTCCAGTGGAGAGTATTGTCCCAGATCAAGCTACCATTTCGAATATTCGTATCATGGTTGAGCGTAGTTTGAGCTTCTTCAAGGCCTTTGGCCCTGTGACTGCGGATGGTTTTACCATGGAAGGGGCTTATACAGCTACCATAACGACTGGTGATGGGGATTTCCTGACCAAAGATACCCTTTGGGACTTTAAAGTCACCACCAGCAAGCCTAATAAGAACCATACCTTGCAGCTACTGAGTTACTATCTCATGGGTAGGCGTTCGATTCATCCAGAGTTTCAAACTATTGAAAAACTAGGCATTTTCAATCCACGTCAAAATACTATTTACCAACTTCCTCTTTCTGAGATTTCAGATGAGGTAATCAAGGAAGTGGAAACAAACGTGATAGGCTATTAGAACTAATAGGATAACATTCAAAAATACAAAGAAAGAAACATTATGTCAGAAACAACACAAACCTCCCAGTCGCTTTACCAAGCCCTGTGGAACTCAGCGGATGTGCTCCGCTCTAAGATGGATGCTAACGACTATAAGTCATATCTCTTGGGCATGGTCTTTTACAAGTATTTGTCGGACAAGATGCTCTTTTTCGTGGCAGAGACCATGGAGGAGGAGACAGAAAGCTTGGAAGAGGCACTGGCAGTCTATCGCAAATACTATGAGGATGAGGAGACTCACGAGGACCTCTTGTCAGTCATCACTGATGAAATGAGCTATGCCATTCATCCTGACTTGACCTTTACGGCCTTGGTAGAGCGAGTGAATGATGGAAGCTTCCAGCTGGAGGACTTGGCTCAGGGCTTCCGTAATATTGAGCAGAGTGACGAGCTTTATGAAAACCTTTTTGAAGACATTGACCTTTATTCTAAGAAACTTGGAGCGACTCCTCAAAAGCAAAACCAAACGGTTGCGGCTGTGATGAAAGAGTTGGCAGTACTAGATGTGGCAGGTCATGCTGGTGATATGCTTGGTGATGCTTATGAGTACCTGATTGGTCAGTTTGCGACGGATTCAGGTAAAAAAGCTGGTGAGTTCTATACACCGCAACCTGTTGCCAAGCTCATGACGCAGATTGCCTTTTTAGGACGTGAGGACAAGCAAGGCTTTACCCTTTATGATGCGACTATGGGGTCAGGCTCGCTCTTGCTTAATGCCAAACGCTATTCACGTCAACCACAGACAGTGGTTTACTTTGGTCAAGAGTTGAACACATCAACTTATAACCTGGCACGTATGAACATGATTCTGCATGGTGTGCCGATTGAAAATCAGTTTTTACACAACGCTGATACCTTGGATGAGGATTGGCCAACTCAAGAGCCGACTAACTTTGATGGGGTTCTCATGAACCCACCTTATTCAGCCAAGTGGTCTGCTAGCTCAGGTTTCGTGGATGATCCTCGTTTCTCACCATTTGGGAAACTAGCACCTAAGTCTAAGGCTGATTTTGCCTTCCTCTTGCATGGTTACTATCACTTGAAACAAGACAATGGTGTTATGGCCATCGTCCTACCTCATGGGGTACTCTTCCGTGGTAATGCCGAAGGGACTATTCGTAAGGCTTTGTTGGAAGAAGGAGCTATTGATACGGTTATTGGTCTACCTGCTAATATCTTCTTTAACACCAGTATTCCAACGACGGTTATCATTCTCAAAAAGAACCGCACCAATCGTGATGTTTACTTTATCGATGCCTCTAAGGAGTTTGATAAGGGGAAAAATCAGAACATCATGACGGATGCTCATATTGAGAAGATTCTCAGTGCCTATAAGAGCCGTGAGGATATGGACAAGTTTGCCCATCTGGCTAGCTTTGAAGAGATTGTGGAAAATGACTACAACCTTAATATTCCTCGTTATGTGGATACCTTTGAGGAAGAAGAAGTGGAGCCCTTGACCGAGATTGTGGCTAAGATTAATCAGACCAATGCGACGATCGAAAGTCAGACAGCCTCCCTTCTTGATATGCTTGGCCAGCTTCATGGAACCACACCAGAAGCAGACGAAGAACTCAAGGCTTTTGTGAAAGCATTTAAGGGGTAGTTGCAAACTCTCATTTGCTTTTTCCGAATAATAGAAGTAGAGGGACCAACCCTCTATTTTTTCTTAAGGAGAGGTAAATGGAAAAAAGACACAAGCATGTCTCACCGACCTTGGATATCATGGCTAAGAAGATTTTCAGTCTACCTGAGGTGACGGTGGCTTTCATTCGAGATATTTTGGATTTGGATGTTGTGGACGCTCAGATTTTGGAGGGGACGCAGCTTCATAAAAAGGGCTTTGACGAGGATGAGCTCTTTTCAACCTCGGTGGATGTTCGGGCTAAGTTGAATGATGGAGCTGAGGTCATTATTGAGATTCAGGTGCGTAAGCAGCATTATTTTCTCAATCGTTTTCATTATTATTTGGCTAACCAGCTGGTGGAAAATGTGTAACAATTACGCCAACAAGGACAGATGCATAAGATGTATGAGCAGATGGAGCCGGTCTATGGTATAGCTATCTTGGAGAAGACCTTGTTGCCTGATGAGGAGTCCCCGATTAATACTTATTGGATGGCCAATAGTCGGACGGGCAAGCCTTTGAATTCTTACTATAAGGACGGTAAACGTCAGAACCTTCTTCAGATTGCCTTTTTAGAGTTGGATAAGTATAATAAAGGTAAACATATTACGGATGAAGGGCGGCAGTGGCTAGAGTTTTTTGGAAATCTCCCATTTTCTAAGGAACCTAGTCAAGCGGTCACGCATGCCGATTCATTACTGGATTCATCCAGCTGGACACAGGAGGAAAAGGCGATGATTGATGAACACATACGTATTCAAGAAAATTATGACATGACTATGGAAACAGCTATCGATGAAGCACGTGAAGTAGGCTTGGAGAAAGGTCGTTATGAGGAGCGTCTAGAGTTGATTCGCAAGATGCTCTCAAAAGGCCTGTCACTAGAGGTAGTATCAGATGTGACTGGTTTATCGGTTGAGGAACTAGAGACATTGTTATCGTAAGAATCAGTTAGGAATAAACATTTATTTGAAAAGTCAGAGGCAGTTTTTGTCTCTTTTTTTATTTTTAGGTATTTGACATTTGCAATACTTAAACATTCGGAAAATAATACTTTGAATCGTAAAATTAAAAAAAAGATTGTCAAACGTT
This region of Streptococcus thermophilus genomic DNA includes:
- a CDS encoding restriction endonuclease subunit S codes for the protein MEVKNKRDVPKIRFNIYRKRWKKKKFKDFTKLSQGLQIAISDRFTEDAETRHFYITNEFLNPNSRKKYYIESPSENVICTVDDILMTRTGNTGKVITNVSGAFHNNFFKVTYEKNDTAKLFLYYLLLSYDVQKEILIRAGNSTIPDLNHGDFYSIKTFIPTIEEQSAIGSLFRTLDDLLSSYKDNLANYQSIKTTMLSKMFPKAGQTVPEIRLDGFDGEWENKILSEVTNITMGQSPKSENYTDNPNDYILVQGNADIKDKQVVPRLWTTEVTKMAEIGDIILTVRAPVGDIGKTDYNVVIGRGVAVIKGNDFIFYTLEKMKMTGFWNKFSTGSTFESISSNDIKEAIIQIPTLEEQQAIGAYFSNLDNLINSYQEKISQLETLKKKLLQDMFI
- a CDS encoding type I restriction-modification system subunit M, producing MSETTQTSQSLYQALWNSADVLRSKMDANDYKSYLLGMVFYKYLSDKMLFFVAETMEEETESLEEALAVYRKYYEDEETHEDLLSVITDEMSYAIHPDLTFTALVERVNDGSFQLEDLAQGFRNIEQSDELYENLFEDIDLYSKKLGATPQKQNQTVAAVMKELAVLDVAGHAGDMLGDAYEYLIGQFATDSGKKAGEFYTPQPVAKLMTQIAFLGREDKQGFTLYDATMGSGSLLLNAKRYSRQPQTVVYFGQELNTSTYNLARMNMILHGVPIENQFLHNADTLDEDWPTQEPTNFDGVLMNPPYSAKWSASSGFVDDPRFSPFGKLAPKSKADFAFLLHGYYHLKQDNGVMAIVLPHGVLFRGNAEGTIRKALLEEGAIDTVIGLPANIFFNTSIPTTVIILKKNRTNRDVYFIDASKEFDKGKNQNIMTDAHIEKILSAYKSREDMDKFAHLASFEEIVENDYNLNIPRYVDTFEEEEVEPLTEIVAKINQTNATIESQTASLLDMLGQLHGTTPEADEELKAFVKAFKG